Proteins from a genomic interval of Cygnus olor isolate bCygOlo1 chromosome 9, bCygOlo1.pri.v2, whole genome shotgun sequence:
- the GPR55 gene encoding G-protein coupled receptor 55: protein MTNDSVECDFKVIDKLAVNIQFGISIPTFILGLPLNVLALSIFCRFWSRQTKTSVYMINLALADILLLLSLPLKLYYSTKEAPGLLCAFIQSLYFVNTYGSIFIIVCITVDRYICIRHPFEGRANQSPKWAILICCFIWAVTWICSSPMYVFQEKDELLCFHNMSKQAWSIPYIVSVEIFGFLIPLSVITFCSAQNIWILLNHKNRAKRKTEDRGSLLVIIINLVVFLVCFTPVHLAICLQCLVRQHVIVDCSLKQKISLFIQVSMMFANLNCCLDTIFYYFAVREFREKTHLKKIIELCPVFKPCAT from the coding sequence ATGACCAACGACAGTGTGGAATGCGACTTTAAAGTCATCGACAAGTTAGCAGTCAACATCCAGTTTGGGATCTCCATCCCCACCTTCATTCTCGGCTTGCCTCTCAACGTCCTAGCCCTCTCCATATTCTGCCGCTTTTGGAGCAGACAGACCAAAACCTCAGTCTACATGATCAATCTCGCACTTGCAGAtatcctgctgcttctctcactCCCGCTTAAACTGTACTACTCTACTAAAGAAGCACCTGGACTCCTGTGTGCCTTTATCCAGTCTCTGTACTTTGTCAATACGTACGGCAGTATCTTCATCATTGTCTGCATTACTGTTGACAGATATATCTGCATAAGGCACCCATTTGAAGGTCGGGCTAACCAATCCCCCAAGTGGGCAATCTTGATTTGCTGCTTCATCTGGGCAGTAACTTGGATTTGCAGCAGCCCAATGTATGTGTTTCAAGAGAAAGAtgaattactttgttttcacaACATGTCAAAACAGGCCTGGAGCATTCCCTATATTGTTTCTGTGGAGATCTTTGGATTTCTGATCCCACTCTCAGTGATAACTTTCTGCTCTGCCCAAAACATCTGGATTCTTCTGAATCACAAAAACCgtgctaaaaggaaaacagaagacagaggCTCCTTACTAGTAATTATCATCAACCTTGTGGTGTTTTTGGTGTGTTTCACACCTGTCCATCTTGCGATCTGCCTACAGTGCCTGGTGAGACAGCACGTGATAGTGGACTGCagtctgaaacaaaaaatcagcCTCTTCATTCAGGTGTCAATGATGTTTGCCAACCTGAACTGCTGTCTCGATACCATCTTCTATTACTTCGCTGTAAGAGAATTTCGTGAGAAAACacacctgaaaaaaattattgaaCTGTGTCCTGTCTTTAAGCCTTGTGCCACATGA